The following is a genomic window from Alkaliphilus sp. B6464.
TAACTAAAATGCCTTTTTTTATCTTGTTATCCGTTAGCAAATAAAGAAATTCTTTTACTTCCTTTAGCTCTACATCAAAATCACTTTTATATATATTAAATAATAACATAATTTCTTCTTCCCTGTATACAGAATTTAACAATATATATCTTTGATCACATTCTATAAAATTAAATTTACTAAAACCCATAGGTGCAAATACTTCTCTGATATACTCTTTCATTTCATCAACTGTCTTATTCATAATTTCATTGTAAACCCTTTGACTTGCAACATACCGCCTTTTTTGCTCTTTTAATTGTTCAAATTTATGTTTTCTCCCCATTATAGCTAAGCTATGTACTATAATAAAGCTAACTGTGGAAAGTAATATGGATAAGTATAATTTGTTTGTTTTTAAATATAGATATAAAAATGCTATAAAGAACACAAATATTCTCCAAATAGAATAGTCAAATACTTTAGCAAAATTATTCCTTTTATCATCTTTAACACTTAAGTAATAGTTTTTAAAACGCAGACTATTACTTCTATTTTTTTTATGACCTTTTAATTGATTAGCTATAAAGCGAAATAGTGAATCTATTTTTTTCATTTTTTATCCTCCTATATATTGGACTGAAACTATACATATAAATAATATTATTTCTACTTTTTCCAATAATAGTAAAGTTATACTTAAGAGAAATAAAAAAAGACCTTCTTTCATATTTACTTCAACTTTTGGGTACAGATTTACGCAATAGAATAGCCACAGGATACATGAAATATCCTGTGGCTATTCAAAAACTTAGAAAACATACTTATTGAGCTTGGCCTAATTACAAAAAAAATTTTTTATTTAACCCATAGCTTTTTCTAACTTATCTAAATGTTGTAGAGGAAAATGTCTTAACAGTTCTTTAAACTGCTCAACAGTTAATCCAGAAGTTGTTGTGTAAATCTCGATTTTTTCATCTAATCCAGCATTGATAAATCTAGTTTTTATTTCCTCAAAATTTACTGATGAATTCATATTAAACCCTCCTTGAATAGATTTCAATTATAGTATGAATATATATATACTTTTCTATTCAAAGTACATAAGTTTAATATGATATTAATTTATTCTATAGATAACAATTCTAAATCTCATCTAATATATAAATTTTACTTATATGTTTCTTCTTTTAACGAGGCTACATAAGGCAAGTTTCTATATTTTTCTCCATAATCAATTCCATATCCTACAATAAACTTATCTGGTATTTCAAATCCTATATAATCAATATTTAGATCACATTTTCTTCTTTTAGGTTTATCCAGTAGTGTACATATTTTTAAACTCTTAATATTTCTTGACTTTAAATTATCTGTTAAATATTTTAAAGTTAATCCTGTATCTATAATATCCTCTATAATTAGAACATGTTTTCCTTCTACTTCTAGGTCTAAATCTTTTAATATTCTAACTATACCAGAGCTTTCTGTAGAATATCCATAACTAGAAACAGCCATAAAGTCAATATAAACAGGTATATCAATTTCACGTATAAGATCTGCCATAAAAACATTGGCGCCTTTAAGCACACCTACTACAACTACTTCATCATCTCTATTATAATCTTTTGATATTTTCTCACCTAATTCCTTTACCTTACGAGAAATATCCTCCTTTGAAAATAATATTTCTTCAACATCATTATGCATATGATCACCCTTTCTATTATCTTATAAGATAAAAAATTGTCTGATGCTATCACATCAACTTCTACTAATTTTTAACCTTTGTTAAAAATTTTAAGTACTAAGACTACTGCTAATATCTTTCTTCCTTAAAAACTGCCATCAAATTAGAAAAGTATCCTTTCTTGCTTGTAAATAAATAAATTGAGGAAATTATATATAATATACAATTTCCTCAATTATAACATAATATAATCTTTTTCTGAATATTTTCCTTTAAAATCATATTAATATTCGATGCATTAACTATTACATATTTACTTTTAAAATTCAACGTATTTTAAATCACTTTCTAAGTACCTTGCTAATGCATAGATGGTATCGGATAATCGATTAACATATTTAATAAGTACATCACTAACATATTCCTCTTTCTTTAAGGTTAATATTCGTCTTTCTGCTCTTCTACAAATAGTTCTCGCCACATGAAGGCTAGCAGATGCTTTATTTGTTCCAGGAATTATAAATTTATCCATCTTTGGCATCTTTTCTAAATAGTTATCTATAGTTTCTTCTAAATATTTAATCTGCTCTTCTGATACTTTTGTTTTGAATTTTTCGCCATTTTCAGTTGCAAGTTCTCCTGCAACATTGAACAATTCCCTTTGTATACGATATATTATTTCAACTATTTCCTTGTCATCTATAAAATTTCTTGCTAAGCCGAGCATAGAGTTTAATTCATCAATAGTACCATAACTTTCAACACGTATATCATCTTTTTTTACTCTTTTACCATCATATAAACTAGTTTCTCCACTATCCCCTGTTTTAGTATAAATTCTCATAAATAGCCCTCCTTATCTTATTATATATAAACAAAAACTCACCTATTTTATCCTATATATAACAATTCTAATATTGTACCCTCTTTTTGTGAAAGAGATACAGAATTATACTTTTAAGGACTTCTTAAAACTAAGTTCTTACTAGAGTTAATACCCAACAAGAACCCAGTTTAAGCGAAAGATGAGTTTTATTATTTTATTATTTTATTATTTCGTAGACTTTAAATTTCCTGTAAAGTGGCATGCTACAAATGTTTCATTACCTATGTCTTTTAATTCTGGTGTTTCTTGCTTACAGATATCTTGTCTATACATACATCTTCCGTAGAAACGACAACCTGCCGGTGGATTAACTGGGCTTGGTACGTCTCCTTCTAGTAATATTCTTTCTTTCTTTATATCAATTTGCGGAACTGGAATAGCTGAAAGTAGAGCTTGTGTGTATGGATGCTGTGGTGATTTAAATATTGATTTGTAATCTGAAAGCTCAACAATTTTTCCTAAATACATAACGGCAATTCTGTCACTTACGTGTTTAACAACACTTAGGTCATGAGAAATGAATAAATAGGTTAGCCCCATTTCTTTTTGCAAGTCATCCATCAAGTTTAATATTTGCGCCTGAATAGATACGTCTAGTGCTGATACTGGCTCATCCTGTACAATAAACTTTGGATTTAGAGCTAAGGCTCTTGCTATACCTATTCTCTGTCTTCTTCCACCATCTAGTTCGTGAGGATAGACATTTGTAAGTCTTTCTGCCAAACCTACGGTATCCATTAGTTCTTTTACTCTTTTTTGCATATCAACTTTAGATTTAAATACTTTATTTACTACTAATGGCTCTGCAATAATATCTGATAAGCTCATTCTTGGGTTTAAAGATGCAAATGGATCTTGGAAAACTATTTGCATTTCTTGTCTCATTTGTCTCATTTGCTGTTTGTTAAATTGAAGAATATCTTTACCTTCAAATATTATTTCTCCATCT
Proteins encoded in this region:
- a CDS encoding restriction endonuclease, translating into MKKIDSLFRFIANQLKGHKKNRSNSLRFKNYYLSVKDDKRNNFAKVFDYSIWRIFVFFIAFLYLYLKTNKLYLSILLSTVSFIIVHSLAIMGRKHKFEQLKEQKRRYVASQRVYNEIMNKTVDEMKEYIREVFAPMGFSKFNFIECDQRYILLNSVYREEEIMLLFNIYKSDFDVELKEVKEFLYLLTDNKIKKGILVTTSDFTNDSYDFVSKLNGRYGLLLVNKEQLLKIIENNGLFPNDEEIDEIIESKISRREKKWYKYKKVALSKNKIKGYVILSIYLAITAWYTPYTIYYMIVSSIILALAFITFLSNIINKARDEEEKGVDFEKLLNDM
- the hpt gene encoding hypoxanthine phosphoribosyltransferase; its protein translation is MHNDVEEILFSKEDISRKVKELGEKISKDYNRDDEVVVVGVLKGANVFMADLIREIDIPVYIDFMAVSSYGYSTESSGIVRILKDLDLEVEGKHVLIIEDIIDTGLTLKYLTDNLKSRNIKSLKICTLLDKPKRRKCDLNIDYIGFEIPDKFIVGYGIDYGEKYRNLPYVASLKEETYK
- a CDS encoding cob(I)yrinic acid a,c-diamide adenosyltransferase, which translates into the protein MRIYTKTGDSGETSLYDGKRVKKDDIRVESYGTIDELNSMLGLARNFIDDKEIVEIIYRIQRELFNVAGELATENGEKFKTKVSEEQIKYLEETIDNYLEKMPKMDKFIIPGTNKASASLHVARTICRRAERRILTLKKEEYVSDVLIKYVNRLSDTIYALARYLESDLKYVEF
- a CDS encoding ABC transporter ATP-binding protein, which encodes MAERLIEARNLKKYFNTKKGLLHAVDDVNFYINKGETLGLVGESGCGKSTTGRVVLRLLEATDGEIIFEGKDILQFNKQQMRQMRQEMQIVFQDPFASLNPRMSLSDIIAEPLVVNKVFKSKVDMQKRVKELMDTVGLAERLTNVYPHELDGGRRQRIGIARALALNPKFIVQDEPVSALDVSIQAQILNLMDDLQKEMGLTYLFISHDLSVVKHVSDRIAVMYLGKIVELSDYKSIFKSPQHPYTQALLSAIPVPQIDIKKERILLEGDVPSPVNPPAGCRFYGRCMYRQDICKQETPELKDIGNETFVACHFTGNLKSTK